Proteins from a genomic interval of Cydia amplana chromosome 8, ilCydAmpl1.1, whole genome shotgun sequence:
- the LOC134650004 gene encoding lysosomal proton-coupled steroid conjugate and bile acid symporter SLC46A3-like isoform X2 encodes MFSFIGDITSEENRTYRLGFAQFFSFVGVPVGMSLSGVILKRYGYYAVYFTSLTLHILNAIYFICKIKDPERTEEQKKHDGRGFFYFLRLFFDFTNIKETMRVVFKKGLNNRRMRICILLGTVSILFGPMYGEIAVMYMSTRYRFGWDELQFSIYQTYNFVTHTIGTVFSLVVFSKILKWHDSMLGIISTISKIFGSFIYCFATTATIFYIAPLVEILNGTSLLAMRSIMSKLVTPDELGKVNSIFGLTETLMPLIYVPLYTTVYTHTMEVLPGAVFLMGACMSIPAIAVFFWLLYEHRKGVRRIKKEENGVTEPLNGTVEIPLDIVNNEAS; translated from the exons ATGTTCAGTTTCATCGGAGACATCACCTCAGAAGAAAACAGGACGTATCGCTTGGGTTTTGCGCAGTTTTTCTCATTCGTCGGAGTACCCGTAGGCATGAGTCTCTCTGGAGTGATTTTAAAGAGATACGGTTATTATGCTGTATACTTCACTTCACTAACCTTGCATATTTTAAATGCaatctattttatttgcaaaattAAAGATCCAGAACGAACGGAAGAACAGAAAAAG CACGATGGACGAGGTTTCTTCTACTTCCTTCGCCTCTTCTTCGACTTCACGAACATCAAGGAGACGATGCGCGTCGTGTTCAAGAAGGGACTGAACAATCGACGCATGCGCATCTGCATCTTGCTGGGCACTGTGAGCATCCTGTTTGGACCTATGTATG GTGAAATAGCCGTAATGTATATGTCAACGAGGTACCGATTCGGATGGGATGAGCTCCAGTTCAGCATATACCAGACATACAACTTTGTCACTCACACCATTG GTACGGTGTTCTCCCTCGTCGTATTCAGCAAGATATTGAAATGGCACGATTCGATGCTGGGCATAATTTCCACTATCAGCAAGATCTTTGGCTCCTTTATCTACTGCTTTGCGACCACGGCAACGATATTCTACATCG CTCCTTTGGTGGAAATATTAAATGGAACGTCTCTTCTAGCGATGAGATCCATCATGTCAAAACTAGTGACTCCTGATGAATTGG GTAAAGTAAACTCAATTTTTGGGCTGACTGAGACCCTGATGCCTTTGATCTACGTGCCGCTATACACCACCGTGTACACTCACACCATGGAGGTACTGCCGGGCGCTGTGTTCCTCATGGGTGCTTGCATGTCCATACCGGCGATCGCTGTCTTCTT ctgGCTATTATATGAACACAGAAAAGGAGTGCGTCGGATAAAAAAGGAAGAAAATGGGGTTACAGAGCCTCTTAACGGGACTGTGGAAATCCCTTTAGATATAGTTAATAATGAAGCTAGTTAG